From the genome of Eucalyptus grandis isolate ANBG69807.140 chromosome 2, ASM1654582v1, whole genome shotgun sequence, one region includes:
- the LOC104451801 gene encoding MDIS1-interacting receptor like kinase 2, translating into MASSQKQASMLFLACVLLMLTQEMPCLASSQSPSLVAFAGPSNQTTNEELEALLTWKSELDSQSRCTLSSWNGINPCSWHGIDCDPPGSIVSLNLLDFAIHGTLRHLNFSLLPHLVTLKLAKNSLFGNIPPSMALLAKLTHLDLSQNNFSGNIPTQLGSLRSLQVLKLSHNNFNGPIPSEIGNMSSLIEMRLCNNQLVGAIPKEIGMLGSLSELHFSSNYLNGYIPRTLENLSNLAYLYLYQNQLSGPIPLEVGGMRSLIHFRLSFNDLIGPIPSSIGKLSNLNYVSLRMNNLSGPIPSFIGNLSNLNVLRLLKNKLSGPILSSIGNLSNLETLQLNINELSGPIPSSMGSLSNMCLLDLHENRLSGRIPSSIGNLSNLESLFLDTNELSGPIPLSIGKLSNLNELFLFDNDLSGFLPIEMNNFTSLTGLYLSYNNFVGQLPQEICSSQALVTFTVDNNHFTGPIPRSLRNCSSLHRVELHNNSLKGSITNALDVYPYLAYLELSNNEFYGELPSILGEYRNLMSLTISNNRISGTIPSQVGNMNQLQRLHLSSNHIVGEIPKDLGKLKLLLELSLDCNGLEGHIPQELGALSNLEKLNIARNNLSGSIPIGLGECSNLLFLNLSGNNLDKSIAMDIGNLQSLQVLDLSQNLLTGEIPRQFARLHRLEILNLSHNQLLGSIDLTFGDMVSLTSIDISYNELEGPLPNILAFRNATIEVVRGNKGLCGVIVTLKTCTTTMSKGKNKNKKLLLILFPTFGCLLSLLLVVGISSIVCQRLRKTKPSSNNGSNENLWAVLSFDGKMVYESIIEATEEFDAKYCIGVGGHGSVYKAQLQTGETVAVKKFKEVVEVEIASQKAFEREIHALIEARHRNIIKLYGFCSSSRHSFLVYEFLESGSLKDLLNSEERIIAFDWKKRVNVIKGVAYALSYMHHECSPPIVHRDLSSKNILMDEGYEAHVSDFSTAKVLRPYSSNWTSFAGTLGYAAPELAYTMEVKEKCDVYSFGVVILEVIMGRHPGNLISSLASSASSSSSNSTASCWHLKQALDQRIPYPHGDTLGQVAFIIKMALTCLSAKPEHRPSMQQVSQEISAHRLIMIGASGDIKLEELVNPRCFSY; encoded by the exons ATGGCCTCATCTCAAAAGCAAGCGTCCATGTTGTTCCTCGCTTGTGTCCTCCTCATGCTCACGCAAGAAATGCCTTGTCTTGCTTCATCTCAAAGCCCTTCTCTAGTGGCCTTTGCTGGTCCTAGTAATCAAACCACTAATGAGGAACTGGAGGCACTCCTAACATGGAAATCTGAGCTAGACAGCCAGAGTCGCTGTACTTTGTCTTCGTGGAATGGAATCAACCCTTGTTCATGGCATGGAATCGATTGTGATCCTCCCGGGAGCATTGTGAGCCTGAACCTCTTGGATTTTGCCATACATGGTACGCTTCGTCATCTCAATTTCTCCCTATTGCCCCACTTAGTCACTCTGAAGCTTGCCAAGAACTCGCTTTTTGGAAACATCCCACCAAGCATGGCTCTTCTTGCCAAGCTTACTCATCTAGACTTGTCTCAAAATAACTTTTCGGGAAACATTCCGACTCAATTAGGGTCCTTGCGATCTCTCCAAGTTCTCAAGCTATCGCATAATAATTTCAATGGTCCAATTCCCAGTGAGATAGGTAACATGAGCAGCTTGATAGAGATGCGGCTTTGCAATAATCAACTTGTTGGGGCCATTCCAAAGGAAATAGGAATGTTGGGATCTCTCAGTGaacttcatttttcttcaaattatctCAATGGTTACATCCCTAGAACTCTAGAAAATTTGAGTAATTTAGCATATCTTTACTTATATCAAAACCAACTTTCCGGTCCGATACCTTTGGAAGTTGGAGGAATGAGATCCCTCATACATTTCCGATTGTCATTCAATGATTTAATAGGTCCTATCCCATCATCCATAGGTAAATTGAGCAATTTGAATTACGTTTCCCTTCGCATGAATAACTTGTCAGGTCCTATCCCGTCATTCATAGGTAACTTGAGCAATTTGAATGTTCTtcgccttttaaaaaataaactttCTGGGCCCATCCTGTCCTCCATAGGCAACTTGAGCAATCTGGAAACTCTTCAGCTTAACATCAATGAGTTGTCGGGCCCTATTCCGTCATCTATGGGTAGCTTGAGCAATATGTGTCTTCTTGACCTCCATGAAAATAGACTTTCTGGGCGCATCCCATCCTCCATAGGCAACTTGAGCAATCTGGAATCTCTTTTCCTTGACACTAATGAGTTGTCGGGCCCTATCCCATTATCCATAGGTAAATTGAGCAATCTAAATGAGCTTTTCCTTTTCGACAACGATTTGTCGGGCTTTCTTCCAATTGAGATGAATAATTTCACATCCCTCACTGGCCTTTATCTATCTTATAACAACTTTGTTGGCCAATTGCCACAAGAGATCTGCAGTAGCCAAGCTCTTGTGACTTTTACTGTAGACAATAATCACTTCACTGGACCCATCCCAAGAAGCCTGAGAAATTGTTCGAGTTTGCATAGAGTTGAACTCCATAACAACTCACTCAAGGGAAGTATAACCAATGCTCTTGATGTGTACCCATACTTGGCTTACCTTGAGTTGAGCAACAATGAATTTTACGGTGAGTTACCATCGATATTGGGAGAGTATAGAAATTTGATGAGCTTGACAATCTCTAACAATAGAATCTCTGGCACCATACCATCTCAGGTTGGAAACATGAATCAATTGCAAAGACTACACCTCTCTTCAAATCATATAGTTGGGGAAATTCCTAAAGACCTAGGAAAATTGAAGTTGCTGCTAGAGCTTTCATTGGACTGCAACGGTCTTGAAGGCCACATCCCTCAAGAACTTGGAGCCTTGTCCAATCTAGAGAAACTCAACATTGCAAGAAACAACTTGAGTGGCTCCATTCCTATTGGACTTGGGGAGTGCTCCAACCTTTTGTTCTTAAATTTAAGCGGGAATAATCTTGATAAGAGTATTGCTATGGACATCGGCAATCTCCAGTCTCTTCAAGTTCTCGATCTGAGTCAAAATTTGTTGACGGGAGAAATACCTAGACAATTTGCTCGATTGCACCGATTGGAAATACTCAATCTCTCACACAATCAGCTTTTGGGTTCAATTGATTTGACCTTTGGCGATATGGTAAGCTTGACATCCATCGACATATCATATAATGAGTTAGAAGGTCCTTTACCAAACATTCTAGCTTTTCGTAATGCTACAATTGAAGTTGTGAGAGGGAACAAAGGCTTGTGTGGAGTTATTGTTACTCTCAAAACATGTACAACAACAATGTCGAAAggcaagaacaaaaacaaaaagttgctGCTAATTCTATTTCCTACTTTTGGTTGCCTACTTTCATTGCTTCTAGTTGTGGGAATCTCAAGTATAGTATGCCAAAgattaaggaaaacaaagcCTAGTTCAAACAATGGAAGCAATGAAAACTTATGGGCAGTATTGAGCTTTGATGGGAAAATGGTCTATGAAAGCATTATTGAAGCCACGGAGGAGTTTGATGCCAAATATTGTATCGGTGTGGGAGGACATGGGAGTGTTTACAAGGCCCAGTTGCAAACAGGTGAGACTGTTGCggtcaagaaatttaaggaagTAGTGGAAGTCGAAATCGCTAGTCAAAAAGCATTTGAAAGGGAGATTCATGCTCTAATTGAAGCTCGCCATCGGAATATTATCAAGCTCTATGGCTTTTGCTCGAGTTCTCGACATTCATTTTTGGTTTACGAGTTCTTGGAATCAGGCAGCTTGAAGGATTTATTGAACAGTGAAGAGAGGATAATAGCATTTGACTGGAAAAAGAGAGTGAATGTTATTAAAGGTGTGGCTTATGCTCTATCCTACATGCACCATGAATGCTCTCCTCCTATAGTACATCGAGACTTGTCAAGCAAGAACATTTTAATGGATGAAGGATATGAAGCTCACGTCTCTGATTTTAGCACAGCTAAGGTTCTACGACCTTACTCATCTAATTGGACTTCCTTTGCAGGCACTCTTGGATATGCAGCTCCAG AGCTCGCATACACAATGGAGGTGAAGGAAAAATGTGATGTTTACAGCTTCGGAGTGGTAATATTAGAAGTAATCATGGGTAGACATCCGGGCAATCTCATATCATCTCTTGCATCCTCggcttcttcatcatcaagcaattCAACAGCTTCATGTTGGCACCTAAAACAAGCTCTTGATCAAAGAATTCCATACCCACATGGTGACACGCTAGGTCAAGTGGCTTTCATTATAAAAATGGCACTTACATGCTTGAGTGCAAAACCGGAGCATCGTCCAAGCATGCAACAGGTGTCGCAAGAGATATCAGCACATAGGTTGATCATGATAGGTGCGTCGGGGGACATAAAATTGGAAGAGCTAGTCAATCCCAGATGCTTCTCTTATTAA